The DNA region GACACAGGGGAGAACAAATCCAAACGCTTTCAAAACAACTTTCGGCATAAGGGGCATAATGGAAGCACCGATCAGAGTGAAAAGTGTAATCATGCAAACAGATACAATGATGGAACCGCCAATACCCACGGTGGAGATGACTTGCGCTTTGGGTGTGCCCTGTTCTGCATTGGTTACGTTCTGTGCCATCGTAGCGGCGGGAATACGGATTTCACCGACATTGCCGACGATCCAGCACATGAAGCTGCCAGCCATATTTGCCATGGGAAAGAAGGAGATCGGTTGTACAAAGTAGCCGACGCCGAAGGCAGATGCAGCTGCTACCCAAAGGGTAAGAAGATCACCTATTGCAGGGAATACACCAGTGGTAATGGATGCATAAACAGCGGGGACAAAGTTGCAAAGCAAGGCAATGGTAACGAAGACGTACCCCAATGTCTTAATAGAGGAGTTAAATTTATTCAATGCTGTTTGTTCATTCATAATAGATACCTCCGGCTAAAAGAAAAATGCGGCAACAAACATTCCAACTAACATTGCAATGCCAAGGCTGAATTCTTGGAGTCGTTTATACTTGGCAAATGCTTTACCAATAATGAGCATAACAACGAAAGAAATAAGTGCGGCATACAAATTATTAAGGCTGATTGTTTTCTTGATAATGGAATTGGAAAGCAAGGTGGCGAACAAACCAAAAGAAGCGGCTGCCATCAGTAATTTAATCCAAGTGGCGTTAAAGTTTTCTTTCAGATAGATGACTGCTTTGTCCAGGAAGGGTGCACCATAACCACCGATGATAATCCAGCCTGAGTTATTTAATGCTGCTCCCCAGAGAATAAATACGAAACCAGCCAAGGAGAGCGCATTTCCTTCGATGGAAGAACCAGCCATATTGGCGGATATTTGTGCCATAGCTAATTCAGTTCGTGCAGCACCGATATCGTTCATACGCATCCATGCTGTAGGCCCGCCAATAGTTGCCATTAAAGCAATGAGGACGATGACTGGTGCAAAGGAGGGGCCGATAGCGGTAATCATAGATGAACGGAGACCTGCTATACACTCGGTTTTTTCCATGCCCATTTCTTCGGCGGCTTTAAACGCCTGGCGCATAAATACAGCCGCCATGATGAGAATATTGATGATCATAAAACTGGACATAATCCACATCATGGGAGAATTCATAAATTCTTTGACATCCATTTTAGGAAACTCCTTTCAATATAAGTACAATTTAAGTGAAAATGAAATATGTACCGGTGTCTGGTTGTCGAAGCGAGGGGCCTCCTTTCTGTAAATAACTTAATATTCTTTAATTTCTTTCTTATCATAACTAAAAATGAATGAGGATTGTAAAAAATAGGGATAAGTTGCAGAAAAGAGAGTATGACAGGTTGAAGATAATAAGATAAAAATAGATATCTTATATATTACTTTCTCTATAAACCAGATATAGAAATGCTACTGTAGATATATTTGTTTATGACTTTAAAGAACTGAAATAAGAAATTATATCCATTACTACCATTATTACAGAGTAAAAAACTTGAATGAGTAAGTTTGGTAGAGTATCAAATATATTGTATTGGTTCATGGAAAAAAGCATAGCAGTAATTTCTGCTATGCTTTTTCCATGGCTTTATGGGGTCGCCTTGAATCAAGAGGTTTTTAATTATGCAACAATAGGAACATTATTCTTTTTCATCCTGAGAAGGGGTATTTACCGTGCGGATAATCCATTTTTCGCCGCCGGTAAATCTGGAATTATGCTTTTCTGCAGCGTATTCGTATCTTTTATTCAAATCGGCGACAGCCTTTTCCAGCGATTCCAAAGTATGGATGACTGATTCGGCACGCATGTCACAGCGGCAGACCGGACAGGCGGGCGGTGTAAAATATCTGCTGTTGATTTTTGAACGGCATACGGGGCAGGAAACAAATTCCGTACGAAACTTCCGCATGGCCTGATCGTTTTTATATTCTTCAAGGCGTGCCTTTTTGTCGTCCAGCCGTTTTTTTAAAGACACCATCCGGGGAGACGGTTCGATTCCGATTTTATACTTGACCGCATACGTGGTAGGAACCGTTTTCAAATAAGCAAGAGCCTGGTTTTTGGTATTGAAGATTTTTTCCTTAAATACAAGACCCCTGAAGATGTGGTTGGCTTCTCTTTTGGTGAACCCTTCTGCCACCATGTGCTCTTTCATATCGTCACGGATCCATTGTGACGGTTTTGTAATATCATACTCCCAGAATTTTTCCGTCCATGCGGGTGTTGCTGAAACGGGACAGTCTTTCAGCTGCGGAACCGGTATTTCTTCTTTTTCGGGCGCCGTTTCAGGTTTGATTGCTTTTACAGCCGTTACCGCCGATTCTTTCCCTCTTCCGTCCTTCGGTGCGGCATCTTCCGTTTTTTCATTCTTTTGTTCTTTTTTGTCAGTTTTCTTTTCTTCTGCCGGGAAAAGATCAAAGAGAGAAGTCTCTTCAAAATCAGGATTCTGTGACATAGCAAACTCCCATCTATCAGAATATAAGTCAATCATATCATGGATAGGCGGAAGGGGGAACTGTTTTTAGCAAAACATATTTCCCAAGATAAAACCGGTTTCCATCATTCATATGGGACGGAATATCTCCTGCTGCTTAAAAGTATTTCACAAAAAAATATCCGGCAGGGGCAGTGCCGGATGTAGAAAAGGATTACTCGAAGTTTACTTGTAATTTTTTGTTTTCTTTAGCAGCGTCATGAAAAACGGCAATCATTGTTTTTCCATATTCCCCAAGGTAGCCGTCCGAAGCGATTACGCGGGGAACGGTAATCGTGGTTTTCGTAATGATTTCACAGAGACAGTCGTAGAGGGCATCTAAGTTCCTGCCGTAATAGTCCGGGAGATGAAGTATTTCCTTCAGGTAGGTGTGGGCTGTTTCTCTTGTTTTGAAGTTTTCAGGAGCAAGTCTGATCTGCATAGGACAATCTCTTAATATATTTTTTCAAAATCCTGATAGTGGGATGAGGTGTAGTAGATAAGGCCATCGTTGGAGAAACAGATACGTTTTGCGTTCCTGTTCCCCCTGACGTAGTCAATGTCGCATTCTTTCCAGCTGCGCCCCGGAGCGTCAGGGAGGATTTTTTCATAATTGCTGAAGCGGTCGCCGCCGATGCTTTTTCCCGGAGCGACTTGATCAAGTGTCCCCTTATCTTTCCATCCTAAGCTTCTGGCTTCCGCCTTGGTGATATAGTTGGGCGGCAGTTTCCTGTAGATATGGATATATGCCGCTACATGATCTTTATCGGTATAGGCCTGATCCGATTCTACACGGATTTCCGCGTTGCCCGGACTTTTTGCGCTGAATTGTTCACCGCTTTGGGAAACTGACGTGGAGCCTGTGTAACTTTGTCGACTGATTTTTTCTTTGTTCGTGCTCCCTTTGTTAGCATTTTCACTGCTCTGAACAGCATCGGAATCCGTGTAGATTTTATTCTGCCTGATGCGGCTTTTTGATTTATCTGCACTTCCTGTATCTGATCTTTCAACGCTTTGAACGGCCGGCGCGGAAGAGGCGCCATGCTGCTGTCCTCCTCCACAGGCGGTAAGGAGTCCGAGGGAAAGAAAGACAGTTAAGATGGCGGCGAAAAATTTTTTCATGGAAAGCTCCTTTATGGCAGATGGTTATATAGAACTGTTTACACCGGCATATTGTTCGGCGAAACGTTTAAAGTTTTTAATGAAATAATTTTTCAGTTCTTCTGCCGGCGGAGTGAGGGGTGTGTTTTCGTCCCATGACAGGCTGATGTACCGCTGGCAGCCTGGGGTAGCGATAGGAACAAGTGCTACATGGTCGCCGCCGACGCCGTACCAGGTGATTCTCGGTGCAAAGGAGACGCCGAGACCCGCTTTGATAAATTCCCGTACGGTGCCGGGGTTGTCGCTCTCCAGAATGACATGAGGAGTGAAACCTGCCGCCCTGCAGTAAAAGTCTGTAATATTTCTTAAAGCGACGCCTTGCTGGAGCGTGATGAAATCCGCTTTTTCAAAGTCTGCCAGATTAACCGAGGCATGGGAGGCAAGCGGATTCGTATCGGGCATGGCGAGAAGGATGTCTTCTTTCAGGAGTGTGATGGAATGATCCGTATCAATGGGGTTGATACTGCTTGACAGGTACAGATCCACACGGGAGTGATGGTTTATTTCCTGACGGTCCCGCTGCTGGATGATTTCGAAACGGATATGGGGATGTTCTTTTTTAAATTCCGTAAGGAATGCCGGAATAATCATGGATGCGGCGAAAATGGAAATCGTCACTGTCATGTCCTGTGCTTCTTTGGTGTCTTCCAGCTCTTTCTGCGCATGCTTAAGTTCGCTCATAATCCTGTTTGTATGGCTGAGAAGGATTTCTCCGTACTTGGTGAGGACGATGTTTCTTCCGGATCGGCGAAACAGGGGGACGCCCAACTCCTGCTCCAGCATTTTAATGGTGTGGGACAGAGACGGCTGGGAAATGTGAAGCGCTTCCGCCGCGTGGGTCAGATGCTGGAGCTCTGCGGTCTTTTGGAAATAGGTCAATGCAAGAAGCGTGAGTTTCATAAAAGCCTCCTCGGCATAATATATAATTTGTTACTTATATATAAATTATACGCTTTACTCTATAAATGTCCAATAGCTCATGGAATCCTTTTATCAAAGGTTATGAATATTTCATAAGTCATGAGACAATCTATTAATTGAGAAGACAATACAATTAATTGAAGAATCTGGAGTGGTAAAGAAAAGGAATAAGCAGTATCATAATGATATTATGACAAGCCGGAGGCTCCGGCAGGAAATGAAGGAGCGAGAAAATGAAAATATTTATTGATACGGCTGACGTGGAGGCCATCCGCAGAGCGAAAGCGATGGGATTCGTTTCCGGAGTGACGACAAATCCGTCACTAATCGCGGCGGAAGGAAAGGATTTCCATACGGTGATTAAAGAAATCGCATCGATTGTGGACGGTCCGGTATCAGCGGAAGTCCTTTCTGAAACAGCAGAAGAGATGATTGCTGAAGGACAGGTTCTCGCCGGACTTGATCCCCATGTGGTCGTGAAAATTCCCATGACGGGAGAAGGCATGAAAGCGGTGAGTGCCCTGTCTGACATGGGGATCCGTTCTAACGTGACTTTGATTTTCTCGGCGGGGCAGGCACTGCTGGCAGCCCGTGCAGGGGCGTCTTATGTCAGTCCCTTTGTGGGACGTATCGATGATATCGGCTGGGACGGCGTAGAACTGATTCGGACGATTGCCGATATATTTCGTCTCCACAAGATCAAAACGGAAATCATTGCTGCCTCTGTCCGCAAGCCGCAGCATGTGGCACAA from Dialister invisus DSM 15470 includes:
- the fsa gene encoding fructose-6-phosphate aldolase; the protein is MKIFIDTADVEAIRRAKAMGFVSGVTTNPSLIAAEGKDFHTVIKEIASIVDGPVSAEVLSETAEEMIAEGQVLAGLDPHVVVKIPMTGEGMKAVSALSDMGIRSNVTLIFSAGQALLAARAGASYVSPFVGRIDDIGWDGVELIRTIADIFRLHKIKTEIIAASVRKPQHVAQCALAGADIATVPYQVLMDTLKHPLTDIGIARFKADWEKAHK
- a CDS encoding barstar family protein; protein product: MQIRLAPENFKTRETAHTYLKEILHLPDYYGRNLDALYDCLCEIITKTTITVPRVIASDGYLGEYGKTMIAVFHDAAKENKKLQVNFE
- a CDS encoding ribonuclease domain-containing protein, with the protein product MKKFFAAILTVFLSLGLLTACGGGQQHGASSAPAVQSVERSDTGSADKSKSRIRQNKIYTDSDAVQSSENANKGSTNKEKISRQSYTGSTSVSQSGEQFSAKSPGNAEIRVESDQAYTDKDHVAAYIHIYRKLPPNYITKAEARSLGWKDKGTLDQVAPGKSIGGDRFSNYEKILPDAPGRSWKECDIDYVRGNRNAKRICFSNDGLIYYTSSHYQDFEKIY
- a CDS encoding LysR family transcriptional regulator, producing the protein MKLTLLALTYFQKTAELQHLTHAAEALHISQPSLSHTIKMLEQELGVPLFRRSGRNIVLTKYGEILLSHTNRIMSELKHAQKELEDTKEAQDMTVTISIFAASMIIPAFLTEFKKEHPHIRFEIIQQRDRQEINHHSRVDLYLSSSINPIDTDHSITLLKEDILLAMPDTNPLASHASVNLADFEKADFITLQQGVALRNITDFYCRAAGFTPHVILESDNPGTVREFIKAGLGVSFAPRITWYGVGGDHVALVPIATPGCQRYISLSWDENTPLTPPAEELKNYFIKNFKRFAEQYAGVNSSI
- a CDS encoding DUF5058 family protein, translated to MDVKEFMNSPMMWIMSSFMIINILIMAAVFMRQAFKAAEEMGMEKTECIAGLRSSMITAIGPSFAPVIVLIALMATIGGPTAWMRMNDIGAARTELAMAQISANMAGSSIEGNALSLAGFVFILWGAALNNSGWIIIGGYGAPFLDKAVIYLKENFNATWIKLLMAAASFGLFATLLSNSIIKKTISLNNLYAALISFVVMLIIGKAFAKYKRLQEFSLGIAMLVGMFVAAFFF